CTGGTGCTGACCGAGAAAGACTACCTCACCTTCCTCGACCGCTCGCCCCTGCTGGCCGATGTGGTGCGTTCCACCCTGGCCTGTCGCGCCCTGCTCTTCCTCGATTACGACCTGGCCGACGCCGAACTGCGCCGCCTTTTCTTCCAGGTCGTGCGCGGGCAAAGCGTGCAGAGGCGCTCGGCCTATGCCGTCTGGCCCCAGCCAGACGAGAACCAGCGCCGCTTCTGGGCGGCAGAAAACCTGCAATTCATCGCCGCCGAGCCGGTCGCCTTTTTGCAAGACTTGCACCGGGAGCTGGCCCGCCGCGCCCCGTCTTCCCAGCCCACCCTTACCCCGCCCGTTCCTCCCCTCGCCCGCCGTCCCTTCCGCTTCCTCGATGCCTACGATGCGGCGGACGCCGACCTCTTTGCCGGCCGCCAGCAGGAGAGCACGCTCCTCAGCCAGAAAACCCTGGCCCACCGGCTGGTCGTGCTCACCGGCGCTTCGGGCACGGGCAAGACCTCTTTGGTGCAGGCGGGGGTGGGGCCGCGACTGGCTGCCGAGGGTTGGCGCACACTGGTCATCCGGCCGCTGGGCGATCCGCTGGCGGCCATGCAGCGCGGCCTGGCGCCCCTGGCCGGTGATCTGCCCCCCGACGCCGCTCTGATCGAACGTTTACGCCGCGCCGAAGCTGCTTCCAAAGAGCGACTCGTGCTCGTGCTCGACCAATTCGAGGAATTCTTCACCCGGCTCGGTGCGGATGCCCAGGCGTCATTCGTTTCCCAACTGGCGCCGTGTTTGAGCCAGGATGATATCGATACGCGCTTCGTCCTCAGCCTGCGCGATGACTATTTCCTGCGTCTGGGATCTCTGGAAAACCAGTTGCCCGACGTTTTCCGCAATGTCTTCATCTTGCAGCGCCTGACCCGCGACCAGGCCATCGCCGCCGTAGTGGAGCCGCTACGCCGCCTTGGGATCGAGATCGAGGAGGGGCTGGCGCGGCGCATCGCCGGCGACCTGGACAAGGAGGGCGTGGACCCGCCGCAATTGCAGATCGTCTGCGACCGGCTCTACGATGACATGTTGGCGCAAGGCCGCCAACGCATCGACAATAGCGACTACGAACGTCTGGGCGGCATCGCCGAGTTGCTGCCGGCCTATCTCAGCGATGTCCTGGCTCGTCTCCCTCAGGGCCGGCCGGTGTTGGAGACGCTGGTGGGCGACGGCGGGCTGCGGGCGACGCGGTCGCTGGCCGACATCCAGCAACGAGTGCGCGAGGCTGCGCCCGATCTGCCATCCATCCTCGAAAAGCTGATCGAGGCGCGTCTGGTGCGCGGGGTGAGCGCAAACGAGGCGCTGCACTATGAGTTGGTGCATGATGTGTTGGCTGCTGAGATCTGGAAGTGGCTGAGCGAGGGCGCGCGCGAGGCCGAGCGGGCGCGCGGCCTCCTCGAACGGGGGCTGTCCGACTGGCAGACCTCGCAGGCACTGTTCGACGCCCAACGATTGGACTTCGTCGCCGCGCGTTGGCCCTTCCTCGATGCCGTCGCCCCCGAAACCCAGTCTCTGCTGCTGCGCAGCGCCGTGCGGCTGGGGCATGACATCCCGCGCTGGCTCGAACGGGTGAAAGCCGCCGACTTACAAGCTCAGGTGCTTTTCGACCTCAGCGCCGATCCCGATGCGGCGACGCGGGCGCGGGTGGTGGAGCGGTTGGCCAACCTGCCTGCCCAGGGCGAGGACAAGGCTCTGGCCATCCTGCAAAACGCCGCCCTTGCCGATCCTGAGGTCGAGGTGCGGCGAACGGCAACGCTGGCCTTGCGCGCTCGGCAGGGTGATGCTGCTGTCGCCTTCTTGTCCACAGAAGCCCAAACCGGCGAGGCGCCGGCCCGTCCACGGGCAGTTCAGGACCTGGCCTTCCTCAGTGATGCTCGACTGCTCGGCAAGGCCCGCATCCCTGGCAGCTTGCGTTGGCGAGTGGCGGCAGGGGTGGCGCGGTTGCGGCTGGTGCGGCATTGGCCGCGCTGGGGGTGGCGCATGGTGGGCGGGCTGGGCGGCGGCGCCCTGGGCTTTGCGCTGGGTTTCAGTCTACTCTACCTTTTGAGCGGTCAGCCCCGCCTGGTGTCCTATGTAGCAACCTATACCCTTCCCTTTGGCGCCATCACAGGTTTGCTGCTGGCCGCAGGCATTGCTTTGGCGGCGGCCCTGGCCGACGGCGATCAGCTTGTTCCACGGCTTTCTGGCGGCCTGATTGGAGGGATGGCAGGGTTTGCCCTGGGGTTGCATCTATGGCAGCAAGCATTTGGGACGACGGTCAACCAACGGTTCTGGCCGGCAGGGTTGTTGGTGGGCGCGCTGGTAGGGGCCGCTTTGGGAGGCGCCGGCCTCGGTGCAAGACGCAGCATCCTGCAAGTTCTGGCGGGGGTGATCGTTGGCGCCGTCGGCTTCGGGGCAGCGGCTGCGCTGCAACTGCTTGGCTGGCCGCTCTTGTGGGCGATCTTGATGGGTTGCA
The genomic region above belongs to Caldilineales bacterium and contains:
- a CDS encoding SIR2 family protein encodes the protein MADTAIIPPSFLDDLLRNNGVPFLGAAGELQKLATHLQAAGGQAVATGAGAAGAAMARLPEVAQQFELAQDRRTLVSQVRDWLAANAAQPTAIHHLLAQFPFTFYFTTAYHDLLEQALTAAGRRFVRVVRQEDTAYIDGSAITVIKLLGDANQPDSLVLTEKDYLTFLDRSPLLADVVRSTLACRALLFLDYDLADAELRRLFFQVVRGQSVQRRSAYAVWPQPDENQRRFWAAENLQFIAAEPVAFLQDLHRELARRAPSSQPTLTPPVPPLARRPFRFLDAYDAADADLFAGRQQESTLLSQKTLAHRLVVLTGASGTGKTSLVQAGVGPRLAAEGWRTLVIRPLGDPLAAMQRGLAPLAGDLPPDAALIERLRRAEAASKERLVLVLDQFEEFFTRLGADAQASFVSQLAPCLSQDDIDTRFVLSLRDDYFLRLGSLENQLPDVFRNVFILQRLTRDQAIAAVVEPLRRLGIEIEEGLARRIAGDLDKEGVDPPQLQIVCDRLYDDMLAQGRQRIDNSDYERLGGIAELLPAYLSDVLARLPQGRPVLETLVGDGGLRATRSLADIQQRVREAAPDLPSILEKLIEARLVRGVSANEALHYELVHDVLAAEIWKWLSEGAREAERARGLLERGLSDWQTSQALFDAQRLDFVAARWPFLDAVAPETQSLLLRSAVRLGHDIPRWLERVKAADLQAQVLFDLSADPDAATRARVVERLANLPAQGEDKALAILQNAALADPEVEVRRTATLALRARQGDAAVAFLSTEAQTGEAPARPRAVQDLAFLSDARLLGKARIPGSLRWRVAAGVARLRLVRHWPRWGWRMVGGLGGGALGFALGFSLLYLLSGQPRLVSYVATYTLPFGAITGLLLAAGIALAAALADGDQLVPRLSGGLIGGMAGFALGLHLWQQAFGTTVNQRFWPAGLLVGALVGAALGGAGLGARRSILQVLAGVIVGAVGFGAAAALQLLGWPLLWAILMGCICGGMIGSGLYWADRRSRQS